GCCTGGGAACAGGTAGAGCTGCTGGCACAGAGTACTACAGTACTCAGACATCTCCTTGCATCGGTGGAATTCTGTGCCAGGGGCGTAGCCTTCCCGCTCCTTGATAAGGGCATTCACCTGGGAAGGCAGAACCAATGGTCCAAAGTCTGAGATTACTTTGTGCCTCCATTACACAGACCGACCGATGGGTAGATGAATAAAGTTTgcaaggcagaaaggaagaacaCTGGAGATGCAAAGGTTTGAAGAGCCAGCTAGAGCTGACTTACCTTAACCAGCATGTCGGCCACGTGCATGTCACATGCTCTTTCAGAGAATACCTGAGAGAGTGCCTCAATGTACCAGGAACCCCGTTTGGTGTTCCGCATAGCAGCATTGCCTACAACCAGAGGGGTGAAGGTCATGGGCAATCCTCACAAAGCCAGACTTCTACTCTCCCAGTATGAAGTAACCTTAgtatgaagacaaaacaaaacaaaacccacatctATGACAGTATAATCTTCTGCAATCATATTGTGTCTCAAAATACCTTTCAGACAAGCATAGCCACATATCATATCTGAGCGAGTAGGCAGTCTCATCTTTATTAATTCCTCCTTGCCAGCATCACTCTCTTCACATCCTGGGGATTGTGGGTGATTCTTTCCATCTTGCTGGTCAACCCCTCGATCTGTCTCATCTGTAAAACGACCAATAGAAGAGATAAAGATGTTATCTTCTCCCATCTTTTATAGATCTGTCACAGGTACACCCAAGTTCCCTATAATCTCAACTGATGAGCTTCCAACCTATAACTAATGAAtcaaaaaaaattcaattaaaaaaggCATTACTGTCCATCACTCAAGGGGTAGCTTCTAAAGGCCAGGCACATGCACCTATATAGGTCGGGACATATCCTACTCTACATAAGCGCAAATGTGCCAGATTAAGTACTTCTTGCCAATGGAGTTAGAAATCATCACATTAACTTGTTCAATTAGTAATGTACGGAAAataacactttttattttgtattagaCAGTCAAAATGATACTCAGTcctgtaagaaaacaaaagtctgCTTACTAGTCATATTCTACATTAAAATTACAACCTCAAACTAtgctttccatttaaaaaaatgagactaAATGTGATCAGAGGTTTTCAAGATGATTTTCACACTTCCGAAACCTTTCCTACTTGCTTATTAAGTCTGTATGTAAGACAAATTAGAGCAGGTGTCCAAGACGTCAAAAagttcaaaaaaggaaaaactgattATGTTCTTCTATAAAATGGACAAGTAATAAGAGGGTTAGGCAAATATCATGTCTGAAGAAAGGCATAGAGTGATGTGTGTGGATCAGCATGGCAGACTTAAGAGTACACCCTGTCACAGGACTTCCGGAGTGAAATTCTCAAGATGAACTGAGTTTTGAAGAGCTTTGTGTAAAAGGACCAAGATTCATTGACTCAAGAAAGACTTAAGCATTACCCATGTACCTACCAGGCATCATCTACTAAGATGTAGGGACACAACGagttaaaaacaaagcagaacaaaaccaaaagccaaaccaaaactaTGCTCTCAACAAGCTCACCCTCTAGTATGGCAGTCAATCACTGTATTTCAAGAAGATTGGCAAGCTCAAAATTTCAgcttcaaggctggagagatggctcagaggttaagagcactggctgctcttcttagagggcctgagttcaattcccggcacccacatggcagttcacaactgtttgtaactccaattccagaggatctgataccctctcacagacatacatgcaagcaaaacaccaatgcaaataaaataattaaaaaaaaatttcagcttCAGGTCAAACTTTAATGGACTGGATTTTAGACAATGGATAGggaaatctaaaaattaaaattaacacacacacacacacacacacacacacacacacacacacacacacgctcgcaaTGTCTTCATCCAGCCTCAGCACTACATATATTTCTGAGGTAGGAAGAAAATAATCAttactgatttgttttgttgttactacCTTCTAAAGGGTCTAGGTCAGGTCCTTCACAGGATGAAAAGCTTACCTCTTGCCTTCAAGTTTCAGGCatattattcaataaatattatctATCTTTTCTTCACAGTTGCTTTCTACATTATTATAAGTTTTAGACACAAAGTTCTTCTACTTACTCAAAAATTTTAAGTGCTACTGTGTGTAAAACAGTGCTCTGGGCTTGGGGAAACATCTATGAATGAAAAATGCTTGCCCTCACATGCTCTTTTCTTAGTGCAGCTACCTTCCAGGGTAACTTTCCTGGTAAAATGTGCCATCTTTATTTCATAGATTAAACTCCCCAAACATCTGTTGAAGCGCAAAAATCTCAGCTATGACTAAGGGTTTTTAATTAGCTGGATCAACGGCCTGTGATCAACCACTTCTAATTCCATCACTTATAGAGATGGTTAGCAATTTACATCTGAGCAGTGTAAATATGTCATACACTGGGGgcacatggacagacagacacacatacacacaacactgTGGCACAGTGTATAACTAGAGTGTATTTTTTAATCCTGTGTTTGTCATGTGCACCATCCCTTTTCTGGGAAAGAACTCTCTCCACACCTGTGTAAAGCATGCATCCATGGTCCAAGTTAAGCCTTTCCCTATCcataaaaatcttttcaaatgACCTTCAGATAAAATGATCTATTATTACCGTGTTCCTGTTACTTGTACAGTTGCTAGGACACGAACTTTACCTCGGCATGTGAACTAACCTCAAGTTGGTCCACATATACATGCTTTTATTTCCTGAGTAATCTATACACTACTTAGACATACTTATAGATTTTCTTCTGCTCCTGTGATAGCATTTACTGTCACTGCAGGACCGTAAAATACACTCTGTGGTGGCACAGAAGGAAACACAAGCATCTGCATGTTTGGTTAACGGGAACTTTAACACAAACTGCAAGGCCTTTGAAGATGCTGACCATACTGTAGCAGCCATGGCTGGTTTTCTTTCTAGATTTAACATGAAAGCTCTTAGGTGCACATTCCATTAGTCATCATAAcagctttaaaaagttttatataaTGACAATGCACAGTTTATAAGAAGAAAACGAAGTAGAGGGATATAAGACAACTTTTCTAACTTCACATAATTATTAAGCAGTGGAGTCACAATCTGATCCCAAATTTAGACTCGTAATTACTAGTGTTTTCCTCTAGATGAGAAGAGGCCGGTGTGTCTTCTGAGCCATATGTTACATAGGCTTGGCTCTTAAAGGGGTAGAAGAGACTGCATGCAAGAAAGAGGAGGATGGAAGTAGTGCAGGAGAGTCCGAGGAGACATGAGTTCGGTGCTGTTCTCCTGCAAGCTCCAAGAATGGTAAGAAAGGAGGCAAGCGCATGGGAGCATGAACacagcaaaaagagaaaatgttagaTGAGTCAGAGAAGGAAGACTTGGAAGAGATAAGCAGAAATCCTTAACTAGAAtgagaaagaactaaaaaattcATTGCAGTTAATAAGCAGAGAAGAGCCCAAGTTCTTAGGAAAGGGCAGACACGGCTAAAGAGATTCCGAGAGCAGGATATGGAGGTGTACGGAGCTATCAGACTGAGAGCCATGGGCTGCCCAAGTCCTAGCACACTCCATGCATTGGGAGACACTTACAGAGCAAGAGAGGCGGTGGCAGCAGTGAACAGAAGGAGGTGCCCAAGGGATCCAATAGCACCTGAGAGGAGCAAACAGGAAAGTGAGAGCTGGTGGAGGCTGCCCAGGAGCCACCACCCAGATGCTGGTTTGCCAGGGTACTCACCTCCACGACATGCTTGGATGAAGAACATTTTCGGCTTGTTCTGTAGACTTGGACAGTTAGCATTGTCAAAAAGTCGAAAAACCTCTTGGAGCTACCAGAAACAAATAAGGGAGAGGAGAGTTAGGTAGCCAGTGAGCCCCCTGGAGGCCTAACGCATACAAATGCAGCCATCATCTGAAAGGTGGGGTGATGGCTACTCTTGACTAGCTCGGAATTCCTTAGGAGACACACGGTGGTGGGCATGTGAGGGCATGCAATTTCCAGAAAGAACTGACTGAGTAGCAAACACCTGGAGCCCAGGCATAAAGAAGGGGCTGGGGCACAGAAAGCCAGATATGCCAACATCTCTTCTTTTATGTTGCATGATCTACACAAATGCAAGTAAGCAGCAGAGCTAGCTTCCTTGCTACGATGGATTATACCCTCAACAGGAGCCAAAACAAACTGTTCCTTCCTTACGTTGTTTATTAAGTATTTGGTCTCAGCCCAGGAAAACAAATAGTGAAAACCACTGCCAGCGTGGGGTTACTACAGTGATAAACCTTCCCATGTGTTCAGAGGCAGTTGAAAAGTAGTTTGTTGGAGGAATGTAGAAGAATCAGAAAGCCCTAAAGCGCTGTGAGCTGGCCTTCAAGGGCTATTTTAGTGAGATTGTAAGAGACCAATGTGTTAAGAGAAATGACAACATAGGCAAGGCTCAAGAGAGCACAGAATGGAACAAAGACTCAAAGGAGAACTCAGCTTGTGTTCCACTCTGGTGAGGAACATGGATACAGTCTGTCTGTACTCTGAAAACTTGAGGTTGAATTTAAATAATGGCTTAATTTGTTTAGCCGTGGATATTTTAGCATAATGTTCAGCCTGTGTGACATGGTTACTGCTTATTAAATTTACCCACATTTACTGTGAGTCAAGTGTACAgcataaagatataaaaatgcaATTTCATGAAGAAAGACCCTTGAGCTTGGTTAAAACTAAGGGCAGGgtagaagttcttttttttttttttaccagaaccCCTCAGACTCTCAGGTGTCAAAGGTCCTGGGGAACATGTCCTCAAGGATGACTGGAATCCAGTAATAGACATCATGGGAGAGAGTTCTATTACAGCCATTAGGGCAAAATTAGAACTCTGCACTTGATCATAGGAAAGGTGTTTGGAGGAAAGATCCCAACCAAGAGCTCCAGGGTTGACGGTACAAATTCACACAGAACAGTGtacctggaaaacaaaacaatccttaGGTGTACCCTGCTGGATAAAGGTTTCCCAGTGAAGTATTTTCCAAGGTTCAGCTAATATCTAATTATAGGAAACAGACTTCTAATATTTTTCTATGAGTATTCTTCAGCACAGACATGTAAGACTGGTAATTTTTGgactgtttgattttttaaaattatttttgaattgCTTGGttgagtttcattaaaaaaactattaaatgaattttggtttgggactgggacagcttttccaacaatttctgaaacaGCCAAAAATGTCtatctgccattttgtttttgttgttgttttatttgtttttatttttggggacagggtttctctgtgttatcttggctgtcctgaattcgctttgtagaccaggctggccttgaactctcagtgatccacctgcctctgcctcccaagtgctgggataaaaggcgtgctgCCATTTTATATTATACACTCATGTGAAGTAGTGTTCTTAGcactgattataaaataaaaaactgatcaactctgaaaaacactgaagatATTCTATGTCCAGCAGTATTAAATATTCAGCTGACATGATTTAACAAAGCACTTTACATCCACActgccatggtggactgtatcccttcaaaccatgagccaaagtaaCGCCTCCTTTTAAGAAGcgtcttgtcaggtatttggtcacatcAAGGAAAAACTAGCTGATACAGACGGACAGCAGGATATAGAATGGTCTATTTTCAATGCTCAGTTTCTATAAAATTATACACACCTGGAGCAGTTTGCCATCCACACCGTAGATGCCACCTTCCACACCATGGGAGAGGAGTGCCACAATGCAGGAGTCTGTGACCCGGTGTGCAGGCAACTGTGCGAAATTCTGAAGTTTCTCTTGCATTTCCTAGAAGACAGAGACATCTGTTAGTATTGTCCACAGCAGTTATCATCTACGtaaacatcaacctctggcttgtTTGAAAGAAATCCTAGCTACTGgaagagaaaaaatgttttcctgtatATTCCTGTGATCACTGATAGGGCACAAACTTTCTGAAAGGCTGAAAAATACTATGTATGCACTCACAAGAAAAATGCACATGACTTCAGACATCAAACTCTGAATGTGGATTTACAGCTCCACTCAAATAGGTAAGAACTCACGTATTAGATTGAATTACTAAGGAAGCTACACGGTGTGTGTGCGTATAACTCAGTAGGTACAGTGCTTGCCATTACAGTCTGAGGCTCAGCGTTCGGATCCCAGAACATGAGTAATACTGGATGAGCATATGGGCttgcctgtaattctaacacctaaaaggcagagacagagtaaTTCCTAGAATAAGCTGGCTAGCTACACTAGTCATACTAgcaggctctgggttcaactgagatACCTTGCTTCAACAAGGCAGCAAGCTATTAGAACTCCTGATGtcaaccctacacacacacaccccagaacacacatacatacacattaaaaaaagttACCCTGAGTGTATCAACTCTGACTCATTACCAGACCTTCAGCCTTATACATCAGTGGCCCAAGGGAGACAGTTCTGTCTCAGCTACAAAAGCATCAACTGCTCTGTGACACCGAATTAAAAGTCTCAGGACTggcttcaagaggtcctgagttcaattcctagcaatcacatgcttgttggctcataaccacctagaatgatgaaatctggtgccttcttctggtggtcagacatacatgcagacagtatgttgtatacataatacatagatgaatttaaaaaaaaaaaaaaggctcaagcCTGTGGAGAGCAGCAGGACTTGCCTAGTGTCTGTCTGGATTCAATGTCCCAGAACAATGTTTGCATAAAACCCCTTTCTTAGGAGAAGCGGACTTCATATACGGCTCTGGGGTCATATCCATTTATTTGGGAAACCTGATTCTCCAACTTCTAACTTTCACTTTATTAGAAAATCATCACaagctgggcggtgatggcacacgcctttaatcccagcacttgggaggcagaggcaggcggatcgctgtgaattcgaggccaacctggtctacaaagtgagtctaggacagccaaggctacacagagaaaccttgtcttaaaaaaccaaaaaaaaaaaaaaaaaaaccaaaaaaaaaaaaaaaaaaaaaaaagaaaagaaaatcattacaAGTAAATTCTCCCTTAGCTTGTGAAGGTTAAATGGAATATCGCAAAGAAAGAACTTACTGTCTCTCACACGTACTCCAAAGATCCTCCATTATTATAGTAAACATATCTGATGGAGTAATAATGTCAACAGTTGTTCAAAGAAACCTATTACCGCTCAACTTGGGTTCCAACTTAAGAATTTTATCTCCACTAGTTTGAGGTCCAGTAGGAGCCTTCTTTCTTACTTGCAATGGacagagaggaaataaattaTTATGTCCGTTCATTCACTACAAATTTGAAGGAAATATAAAGAAGATGAACTTGCTCTAGGCAGAAGTGTCATAGCAGACAAGCCTCACATTCACCATCCCCTCCACTCTCAAAAAGCAGCTCATGGGTGCATGTTTTGGAGTTGCTAAAGGTGTAGTTTCCCAAATCATCAACTGCAGCAGCACTCAGAATTTGTGCAAAATATGAATGTCTGAGCTTCAACAAATTGTTTTAATAAACCCTCTAATtctggcatttaaaaatttaGGGCTTGCTTAGAAATATCTgggcttgtttttttaaagacaggtcttactatgtagctagCGGTAACCCAGAACTTACTAGGCAGCCTATGGTATCTTtgaactcttaatcctcctgcctcagcctaagCTAGTACAGAGGGGACAAATACTTATTATCATACCTGGCCTATCTGGATACTTCTGCTTGTATACTCTGTAATATAACCAGAGATAGTGAAATTGGTTTTGGTGAAAAAGCAGAGATATTTTCTGGGCAAGCAGAAATAAGCCATAAcataatatttgtttataaaatatataatttcaagaGAATGAGTAAATGTTCTAGATGCCAgttaagaatgaaataaaaagtatacacacacacacacacacacacacacacacacacacacaggattttaTATGTAAGATGTCATTTAACTTCCTGATTATTATATCAGTAAAAAGGTGGACAATAAAGCTAAGAACATACATACTTTGtaactgaatataaaataaatcatataacAAATGTAGAATAATTATTTGTGTGGATTTTTCCACAAGCAACATAACTTAAAATAGGATCtgtagatttgtttatttatttatttttataaaagtattacTATAAATAGAGTTTGTAGCTCTTGAGTATGTTATGGCTGGGGGCTGAAGGCAGAATGAGGAGTATACCATCTATAAATAAATGCACAGCTGTACAGATAGCTGCATTTTCCAGGGACAACCCATGGACTGTTCTTACATTCTCCTAGTCATCTGTAGCCCAAATGCAAATTACAAAGCAACAGCACGTGGTGAGAGTAAAATTTACCACCTTAGAACACACCTCCATTTCCTAATGTGCAAAACTGTGATTCAAGAGTCAAGTTACTTCCTGAGGTAGACATCACACACATTTGATGACAGACACTGAATACATAACTGAGTGGTAAGAACATGAATTAGTGCTCTCTTCAAGGATTACAACTAATTATACTATTTTCTATTCAAAGGGAATTATTATAGTGAAAAGGATTGATAATGATACAACAGAGGGTTTCAGgtgtcttgtttgtttctctgcgGCCACATAACCATATAATAAAAACGTAGACTTCAGAGAAGCCCAAGAGGAAGAGGGCATTCTGCATGGTATTTACAGCAACCACCTGCCTTCGGACGTGCTCACATCATCTGTGCAATGCTTCCTTTGTCTACCTGGTCTCTCCTTTAGGAGCTCCGTAAGGTCGACCAGCTCTTTTTACTCTTCTGACCTCGTTTACTCAAATGGTTTCTGTTCTCCTCCGATAAGGAAAGCTCCAGCTCTATTAGTGATACGGGTGCTAAGAGCGCTGTCCATATCAATCCTTGAATTCAGAACCAcaggggggggagaggagagagagagagagagagagagagagagagagagagagagagagagacacagagagagagacacagagagagagagggggaattCAAACGCCACTGGATCTACCTTAGATATAGCCTATACAGAAATGGTCCATAGGTACAGTTCATGAACTCTTCCAGTCTCCTGAATATCTCAAGagacaaaaacaatacaaacacaaacccaaaacaaaacaaaagcccagcaTTTTCAAGTATATTCGAGACATAGAATTGAATCCTGTATCAAGGCATCTAAGATCCAATGTCAACAACATATAATTTAGAAAACCATGATGTAACAGTTTCTTAGAAAAATATAAGGAATGGACAGATCATACccatagaaaacaaacagcataaAGCTGGTTATGTGAATTCAGGGTTTTGCACACACTAGGCAAATATTCTAACCACTAAGCCACAACCTCAAGCCCCAGCCATGACTTTGAAGCAAGAATGGACCTATTTTAAGTGGGCAATTATGGGCAAGCTGGCAAGAGTACCAGGTCAAGAATGGCACTGAGGCATGTACTGATGAAACTGGCCACACCCAAAGTGTAGCAAATACACAATTATTCTCACAGAAGTGGGACAGCCAAGATGACCACAACAAACTCTCAACATAAAACATGGATCCTCTACCTCAAGGGGCTAAAGAggatctcttttgttgttgttggggacAGGGACTCATGTAGCTCTGGTTGCCCTTCAAATGACTATGTAAagtaggctggtcttgaaatttAATTCCTGATCCACCAGCAATGCTCAGAAACAAGTCAGTGTGGAATAACTCACAACAAAATGCTTTACGTGTGGGACTTGCCCAGAAGCAACCTAAAATGATCCAACACCAATTTAAACTATCTTTGAATAGTATTCACATATATCCTTCTACTCGCAAGAACTGAACATGCCCAAAAGTACTGATTTAAACAATTGCTGAGCTCTTAAGCAATGGTGTCAACCATGAAGTAAATGCCTGTGTAGCCCGATTTACAAATAGCCTTTCGGAGTTTGTTTGGATGCATCTTAGTGTCTCATCACTTCCTGAGTGACTGAGAGTCAAGTTTCTGAACATATAAATGTGGGAACCCAGCCCTGAACTATTGTAACTCCATGAAAGCACAGTTACCCTGGGACAGCAATGCTCAGACACACCTGGCTGGCCCTCACTCCTTTTACTAGATTGCAGGAAGCAGCACAGCAGAGCAAGTGAGAAACATGCAGCCCACCCCTGGTTTACATGCCAGCTTTCCAGCCTCAGGTACCTGTGCAGTCTGGTCATGGAGAACATGGACGTTGTAGCCCAAAAGCTTGAAGAGGGTGACTAGAGTACTGTGGTCCACATCCCCTCCAGAGCGAAATTCCAGGTCTTTCTCCCCAGTGAAGTGCACATTACTCAATACCAGTGCCAAGCCACGAGGCTGAGACTGCAACCTATAGGCCTAGAAGGAGGAAGCCAATTAGACCATGAGCTTCTTGATGACAGGCACTGTGGTTACCCTATGAGATCAAGCTTTTCAACACACACCCGAAACATCAACCCTCATCTgcaaaacagacaacaacaaccccccaaaccAAGCCCTCTTGTTttaccacacctggcaaaaagGAAAAGCCACAAAGCAATGACTTTCTGGCAAGGGACAAGGCAGCAAGGAAACATGTAAACTAGGTTCAGAAGAACAGGACAAGTCCCTCACTCCCCGATTTTCTTCCTGAAATTATGCCAACTCACCAGCTGGTAGTGTGCCTGATAAAACTCAGGAGTGCACGGCTTCACCTGAAGGCAGGGAGGACCATCACCGTTATCTAAGGAGTGTTCCATAGTATCTGTGGTAGGGAGAATGCCAAAGGCTAGTACATATTTCAGCATTGCTCCTATAACTGAGGTTTGACATGCTTATTCCCCCAGCACGCAAGCTCCACGCTGGCACGGACCCTGTTGGTGTCTGTTTATCATTGGGCCCCCTACTCGTGGCTTCAAATAGGAGAGACTCAATCTGCTGAATGATTGAAAGGGCTTCTGAAACAAGCCTGGTTCTAATCAACTCAGTACAGGCAAGGAGCCCTGTATGTAGCCTTTTCTTATTTGACTTGAAAGAGAAGACAACTCAAATCATATATAGTAAATCTGATTTTCCACCTGAATACATTGCACAAAAATCCAATTATGAAGAATACTACCTATGATCGAGGGATATGGGTCCAATTTATATCTCTTCTAACCTGTCCTGCTAGCCTTacagaaattttcaaagaattctttCTATCTTGAAACATGCCACACCTTTAGGGAAAAGTCAGATACCAGTCAAAAAGCAGGTAAGTCAATGTGGGATGTTCCCTTTGTCCTATTCACTCTCACCTGTGGATAGGCGGAGCTGCTTTTGAGGCGGGCAGGACTCACACACTGAGAAAGGGAGACTTGTGTCATAGTCACAGCTCAACTGTAAGAAATCAAGACTCACCATGAAAGAGCACTCTTTATCTTTTCTAATCAAAGTAGCCCATCCCAAG
The Acomys russatus chromosome 10, mAcoRus1.1, whole genome shotgun sequence genome window above contains:
- the Casp2 gene encoding caspase-2 isoform X1; translation: MAAPTRRSQSTLHRKGLMAADRRSRILAVCGMHPDHQETLKKNRVVLAKQLLLSELLEHLLEKDIITLEMRELIQAKGGSFSQNVELLNLLPKRGPQAFDAFCEALRETRQGHLEDLLLTTLSDIQHALPPLSCDYDTSLPFSVCESCPPQKQLRLSTDTMEHSLDNGDGPPCLQVKPCTPEFYQAHYQLAYRLQSQPRGLALVLSNVHFTGEKDLEFRSGGDVDHSTLVTLFKLLGYNVHVLHDQTAQEMQEKLQNFAQLPAHRVTDSCIVALLSHGVEGGIYGVDGKLLQLQEVFRLFDNANCPSLQNKPKMFFIQACRGDETDRGVDQQDGKNHPQSPGCEESDAGKEELIKMRLPTRSDMICGYACLKGNAAMRNTKRGSWYIEALSQVFSERACDMHVADMLVKVNALIKEREGYAPGTEFHRCKEMSEYCSTLCQQLYLFPGHPPT
- the Casp2 gene encoding caspase-2 isoform X2; amino-acid sequence: MAAPTRRSQSTLHRKGLMAADRRSRILAVCGMHPDHQETLKKNRVVLAKQLLLSELLEHLLEKDIITLEMRELIQAKGGSFSQNVELLNLLPKRGPQAFDAFCEALRETRQGHLEDLLLTTLSDIQHALPPLSCDYDTSLPFSVCESCPPQKQLRLSTDNGDGPPCLQVKPCTPEFYQAHYQLAYRLQSQPRGLALVLSNVHFTGEKDLEFRSGGDVDHSTLVTLFKLLGYNVHVLHDQTAQEMQEKLQNFAQLPAHRVTDSCIVALLSHGVEGGIYGVDGKLLQLQEVFRLFDNANCPSLQNKPKMFFIQACRGDETDRGVDQQDGKNHPQSPGCEESDAGKEELIKMRLPTRSDMICGYACLKGNAAMRNTKRGSWYIEALSQVFSERACDMHVADMLVKVNALIKEREGYAPGTEFHRCKEMSEYCSTLCQQLYLFPGHPPT
- the Casp2 gene encoding caspase-2 isoform X3 — encoded protein: MAAPTRRSQSTLHRKGLMAADRRSRILAVCGMHPDHQETLKKNRVVLAKQLLLSELLEHLLEKDIITLEMRELIQAKGGSFSQNVELLNLLPKRGPQAFDAFCEALRETRQGHLEDLLLTTLSDIQHALPPLSCDYDTSLPFSVCESCPPQKQLRLSTDTMEHSLDNGDGPPCLQVKPCTPEFYQAHYQLAYRLQSQPRGLALVLSNVHFTGEKDLEFRSGGDVDHSTLVTLFKLLGYNVHVLHDQTAQEMQEKLQNFAQLPAHRVTDSCIVALLSHGVEGGIYGVDGKLLQLQEVFRLFDNANCPSLQNKPKMFFIQACRGGAIGSLGHLLLFTAATASLAL